A single genomic interval of Oryza sativa Japonica Group chromosome 7, ASM3414082v1 harbors:
- the LOC107276161 gene encoding transcription factor GHD7 translates to MSMGPAAGEGCGLCGADGGGCCSRHRHDDDGFPFVFPPSACQGIGAPAPPVHEFQFFGNDGGGDDGESVAWLFDDYPPPSPVAAAAGMHHRQPPYDGVVAPPSLFRRNTGAGGLTFDVSLGERPDLDAGLGLGGGGGRHAEAAASATIMSYCGSTFTDAASSMPKEMVAAMADDGESLNPNTVVGAMVEREAKLMRYKEKRKKRCYEKQIRYASRKAYAEMRPRVRGRFAKEPDQEAVAPPSTYVDPSRLELGQWFR, encoded by the exons ATGTCGATGGGACCAGCAGCCGGAGAAGGATGTGGCCTGTGCGGCGCCGACGGTGGCGGCTGTTGCTCCCGCCATCGCCACGATGATGATGGATTCCCCTTCGTCTTCCCGCCGAGTGCGTGCCAGGGGATCGGCGCCCCGGCGCCACCGGTGCACGAGTTCCAGTTcttcggcaacgacggcggcggcgacgacggcgagagcgTGGCCTGGCTGTTCGATGActacccgccgccgtcgcccgttgctgccgccgccgggatGCATCATCGGCAGCCGCCGTACGACGGCGTcgtggcgccgccgtcgctgttcAGGAGGaacaccggcgccggcgggctcACGTTCGACGTCTCCCTCGGCGAACGGCCCGACCTGGACGCCGggctcggcctcggcggcggcggcggccggcacgcCGAGGCCGCGGCCAGCGCCACCATC ATGTCATATTGTGGGAGCACGTTCACTGACGCAGCGAGCTCGATGCCCAAGGAGATGGTGGCCGCCATGGCCGATGATGGGGAGAGCTTGAACCCAAACACGGTGGTTGGCGCAATGGTGGAGAGGGAGGCCAAGCTGATGAGGTacaaggagaagaggaagaagaggtgcTACGAGAAGCAAATCCGGTACGCGTCCAGAAAAGCCTATGCCGAGATGAGGCCCCGAGTGAGAGGTCGCTTCGCCAAAGAACCTGATCAGGAAGCTGTCGCACCGCCATCCACCTATGTCGATCCTAGTAGGCTTGAGCTTGGACAATGGTTCAGATAG